The Arachis duranensis cultivar V14167 chromosome 2, aradu.V14167.gnm2.J7QH, whole genome shotgun sequence genome has a window encoding:
- the LOC107474428 gene encoding copper transport protein ATX1, with product MSSQTVVLKVGMSCQGCVGAVNRVLGKMEGVESFDINLKEQKVTVKGNVEPEAVLQTVAKTGKKTAFWENEAPALPTQPENKLSENATAAASTEVEIKPSETSAIASAEPENKASETATVA from the exons ATGTCTTCCCAG ACCGTTGTCCTCAAAGTTGGAATGTCGTGCCAAGGTTGTGTTGGGGCGGTGAATAGGGTTTTAGGGAAAATGGAAG GTGTTGAATCATTTGACATAAATTTGAAGGAACAGAAGGTGACAGTGAAAGGAAATGTAGAACCAGAGGCAGTTCTGCAGACTGTCGCCAAAACTGGGAAGAAGACAGCCTTCTGGGAGAATGAAGCGCCGGCATTGCCCACCCAGCCAGAAAACAAGCTTTCAGAAAATGCAACTGCTGCTGCTTCAACTGAAGTTGAAATCAAGCCTTCTGAAACTTCTGCCATTGCCTCAGCTGAGCCTGAAAACAAGGCTTCAGAAACTGCAACTGTTGCCTAA